GTCCGTTTCGCGCCTCTTGATGAATATATACCATTTCCTTTACATGAAGGACATCTTTAGAAATCCAGTACAATAGGTACCCTTGCGGCTGGTGTGAACGATCATAATAAACTGCGGCCGTTAAATCCTCTAAATCCCATCTCCAGTATTCATCCCATGCTAAGTCATTGCGGATCATAGCGGCATGGCGCATACTTGAAAAATTGCTGTAAACCATGCGGATATCGGGATGCTCCGTATCTAATCTTTCTACATAACCAGACACTTTTTTAGCCTTCGGTAATTGATTGTCCCTTATTTCAAAGGTCATCTTATCGGATATAATTTCCCAACCTTTTCGACGGTAAAATGGAATAGAATACGGAAATAAATAAGAGATGGATTGCTTCCTATCCTTCATATCTGTAAGAGCTTGTCTCATCAACTTGTTCATGAGCCCCATATTGGCATATTCGGGATAGGTACCAACACCTGTCAGCCCACCCATTTCAAATGTTCGTCCAAAAATATTCACTTGAAATGGGTAAACGGCAAGCTGTGAAATGAGTTTTTCCCCATCAAACCAACCTAGAACATCTGCCTTCTCCAAAACTGGTCGCTTGGCTAATGCAATCTCACGCTCTTCCCATCCTATCATTTGTAAATCCTTCTTTGTAACTTGAAATACGTAGCGCAATAACTCATTGAACTGTTGAAAATGTCTGGTTTCCACATTTCCCATTCTGAGCCTATCAAGTCGACTCATCCGCTTCCCTCCATGGTGTAAGTATACATATTTACCTTAAGTAATCTCCTAAATAAAGAGAAGTATTCGCCTCCACACATGAAAAAGAAGCTGCCGCATTGTTCGGACAACTTCTTACCTAACATTGATTAACTATTTACAGATTGGCTTGTTTAAAGGTATCTCCACCCTTAATGGTTCCGTTTTCGAATCCTTTCCAAAACCAGCGCTTTCTTTGTTCAGAGGTTCCATGTGTAAAACTTTCAGGTACCACATAGCCTTGTGCTTTTTTCTGGATATTATCATCTCCGACTGCATTTGCTGCATTCAGTGCTTCTTCAAGGTCGCCTTTTTCAAGATACCCCTTCCCCTGTGCGTCGTGTGCCCAAACACCAGCCAAGTAGTCAGCCTGCAATTCAAACCGTACAGAGTATTCATTGGTACGTTTTTGGCTTGCTGATGCATTGCCTCCCATATTCAAAAGCGTTTGGACATGGTGGCCTACTTCATGGGCAATGACGTACGCCATCGCAAAATCACCAGGAGCCTGGAATCTTTGTCTCAGCTCCTGATAAAAACTCAAGTCAATGTAAAGCTTGTGGTCACCTGGACAATAAAACGGTCCCACAGCAGAACTGGCAGTACCACAGGCCGACTGGACACTGTCCCTGTACAAAACAAGCTTAGGATTTTCGTATGTTAGACCTTGTTCCTTGAATTTTTCTGCCCATACATCCTCCGTATCAGCAAGGACTACGGAAACAAAGTCCGCCAGTTCCTTCTCTTGTGTGGATTCTTGATAAGGAGCGCTTGTATCTGACCCAAGATTAGAGGAACTGTTATTTATTAAATCTCCCGGATTACCTCCGAGCAGTGTAAAGAGGAGAACAATAATGATACTGCCGATTCCGCCTCCAATTACCGTCTTACCCCCCATGCCCATACCTCTACGATCCTCAACGTTTGAGCTTTGCCGTCTTCCTTTCCATTGCATATTTCTACCTCCAAAAATAATTGATAGGATAACTAATCAATTTACTAATTCCATAATGTTATACCCATATAACCGAGAATTAAAAGTGTGTTATTTTTGGAAAGTGGTTTTTGGAATGTGAGGTGACACTTCTTGAGGGCTATCGGCATCCGTATCCGCAAATTGTAATGAAAAGATATTAAAGAGGCACTGGAAAATACCCTTCTATTATTTTTCTAAAACGTGAAAAGCTTTGAATACATTACTAAAAGAAATCCCTTCTAGCATAGAGGGGATTTCTTTTTTGTATAAATATGTCTTAAGGCAATAGAACTGAATCAATTACATGGATGACACCATTTGATGCATCTATATCAGGCTTAATAACGTTTGCGTTATTAACCTTAACAGGATTCAGCGTGATCGTAACGTCCTTTTGGGCAAGGGTTTTTGCTTTCATCCCATTTTTTAGGTCTGAGGACATTACTTTACCAGACAAGACATGATACAAAAGAATATTCTTCAAGTCTGGTCTGGCCAATAGTTCATCTGCTGTAATTCCCAGTTCCTTCAAATGAATGGGAGTAAAGTGTGCTTTTAATCTTAGAAAACAAATAAAAGCTACCCGAATATTCGAGTAGCCCGTTAGATAAATTTCAAAACAAACAAATTACAAAGGGAATAGGTAACCTGTTTATCACTTAAATTTGATTGGCGGGACTGCGTGGGAATCGAACCCACCAGACCTGGCACGCAGGTCTCAAGCAGTTTTGAAGACTGTACGTTCTTTTTTCCGCTTAATCAATTCGTCCAATCAGCGTTACATCAACGTTCAATCATCGCCTTAAACAGTTTTCCATCAATTATCGTTACAGTTTTCGTTCGTCCTATACGGTTATATAATAGCTAACGGTAATCAAGATTGTCAATTTCTACGTACCAATTTATGGTCATAAATAACACAAAAGAGTAGGCGCTAAACCCACTCTAGGAAACTCGGAGATCTTAATAATCCTGCCTTCGTTAAATTACGGAATTTCACACGACACTTTACTGGTTCAATAAAAGCAATATCATCCTCTTCCCGATTCACTGGCTTCCCGTAAACATTCTTTCGATTCAACGAACCAACACCTAGTTCCATTACGCCAGAATAACTTCCATCTTCGAATGCCAACAGCAAACCGAAATCCTTTGGCTGCTTTCGATACCCAACGACAAATACATCGGTATACTGATAGTTAATAACCTTCAACCACGATTGTGAACGTTTGCCCACTTCATACCGAGAATCTTTACGTTTTAAGACGATGCCTTCGAGTTCTTGCACTTTTATAGCGTCAAAATAATCTTCACCCTGACCCTCAATGAACTGCGACTTAGAAATCAACGTATTATCCTCAGGCACTATTTCTACAAGCACTTCTTTACGTTCAAGTAATGGTAAGTTTGTGATCCGTTCACCTTTATGCTGAATCACGTCAAAAGCCACGAAGGTTATCGGTGACTTGTCTCTAGAACTCATAAACCGACTCATTACTGCTTCAAAGTCAGGCTTACCGTTGTTGTCACTTACAATTAGCTCACCATCAAGTACTTTATCTGGTGGAATATCTATGTTGTGAAGTTCAGGGAATATCGATGTGATTTCGTTATTGTGTCGTGAATACAAACGGACTTTTCCCGCATTATCAACTGAATATATTAAACGAATTCCGTCAAGTTTTAGTTCCGTAATGTAATCTTCTGAATTAAACGGTTCTTCTTTTTTATGCAATAGCATTGGCGATATAAACATATAAACACCTCGTATAGTATTCTATCAGATTATAAAATGGAAACTACAGGGCGAAAGTTTAAGAAATTAACCAGGAGAGTGATTTATTTTATCCTGGATTTTTTTTTCTAATTAAAAAAGTATCCTGGGTTCTAAAACTGACTCTCCTGGAGTATTCATTTAATGTATTCATTTTATTGGGAGGGGGTTTATTTATGTTCAATAAAGTAATTAATGATACTGTAGCACCTCTTAATCAATTCATTCGTCTTGGAGACTCATCTGATATGCAGTTAAAAGCTTTTATATGTAATAATTTGGGATACACTACTCTTCTTGTAAAACTACCCATGTATGATTTTTTCCGTATGTCAGACGTGGCAAATGAACGTGGAGTGAATGGTGAGGCAGTAGCCCAACGAAAATTAGATTCAAATCACACTTCAAATTTGGCTCGTTATATTTTGAAGGGTTTACTTGCAGCTTCTATAAATAAACGAAAACAAGAAGATATCCCAGTAACAGATGCACATATACAACTTCAAACAAAACTTGGTAGCCAACCTTACCTTTCTTTGCAACCAATAGTTGTTAACTTACGAACTGCTGGACGTAATGCTCAAAATTTACGGGGACAACAACTAGAGACAAATAACAATGAAGGTATAGGCGTTCGTTTATGGTTAGGTCAAAAGGATATTATGTGGGTTGTGGATGGTCAACATAGGCGGATGGCGATGAAATTGGTGATTGACTTTTTAGAAGAAGTCAGACGTGACCAGAAATATCCTACAAAAAAGCAATCCTTATTCCCACATGGTCGTGATGACAGAACTGTACCAGAAGACGAGTTAAATGTTTGGCTAGATTGTTATGATATTACCAGATCACTTTGCACGGTTACCGTCGAAATGCACCTTGGATTGGACATCCTAGAGGAGCGTCAATTGTTTCACGACCTTAACAATTTGGGAAAAAAGGTAGAAAAAAGTTTGGCCTTAGAGTTCGACAGCTCCAATCCTATAAATGCTTTTATAAAAAACAAACTATTGGATACAGGGTTAATAAAAATTTCTCCAGGAGATAAAGTAGATTGGGATGACGATGATGGTTCATTAACAAGAAAAGATGTTGTAGCAATCAACGCCCATCTTATAATTAATAAAACTAACATTAATAGCGCTACTCCATCAGAAGTAGTTTCACGTTTAGGAATTGCAAAACGTTTTTGGGAGGCTGTCACTCAAATACAGGGTTTTGGTGAAGAAAACGCAAAGAGAAAGACAGTTGCTGCACAACCAGTCGTTTTAAAAGCACTAGCAAAGCTAACATATGATTTTGCATTTGGCCGTTCCCATAATGAAAATTTGCTTACCTTATTACTCGATGGTATAACGAACATCGACTTTAGCCATGACAATCCAATTTGGCGTTACTATCAATTAAGTAATGAACAAATAAAGGATTATCAATTGGAACTTTTAAAAGATTATCTTCCAGACAATTCTACTGGTAATCGAGACATTGGATTCTACGATGAAAAAACAGGATGGATGCGCTTTGGAAGCAAGCATAACGATATTTTCCCAATCATTGGTGACATGATCCGTTGGACACTTGAATTACCTAACCGTCATTAATCTTAGGACAATGTCTATCTTATATGGTAGGCATTTTTCCATTTGTTCACAATTTTGTCGAAACGGCTTAAGTCGAATTTGTCGAAGCCTTCTTTAAAGAGAGGAGGTGCATAAATGGCAAAGTTAATTACTGTCAATAGAGCAAAAGCCGAAATTAAACAATTGAAGTATTTTGTCGATTTAGTCGAGATCTATGAAGCAGACACTAACAATCAGTAAGGAATATGCTATCACGAATAGTATTTTTTGTCGTGACGAAAAGGTCGAATATTGACAGGGAATACCTAACAGGCGTTATAAAAAGTAGGGGGTCAGATGAACTACATAAATTGATGCGTTCGGGGTATATGTTAAAAACAAAACCAAACAGGCACTGATAATGTAAGTATCCTTCGGGGTGCTTTTTTAATACCTAAAAAATTCAAGTAAAAAAAGGGAGATTGTTATCTCCCCCACTTTTTCGGACAATATTTCCTTCAGTAATTCTACTAATGCCCTTTCTTCGTTTGGTCGTTAGTTCCGAGTTCAACTTGGAAGCTTTCGATAAGACGGCATGGACCATTTGTTTTAAAATCGTATCAATTGTTAAAGTAACTTTGCCATGTTTAATAAAATGGTCAAAACGAAAACTATACTTTATTTAAATTTGGTGCTTTATTTTATTACCTACTACGATTTTGACAAAAATCAAAAAAATCTTAATTTTTCATAGTAGTATTACAAAATGGGTGAGATAGTTGTCCATTATCTAATGTACCCATTCCACCATCTTGTTTCCTAACAATATGATCAATTGTAATGGCATTTGCATGTATATAACCATTACACAACTTACATTTTAGTGCTTTTTCAAGTGCTTCCTTCATGAAGATAGCTGATTTAGTTTGACTTGAGAATTTGCTGGCGAAAATTATTTGATCGGAACTATTAATAGATGTTAAATAATTAAATTCTTTACTTTGAAGTATTTCATCAACTACCTTTTCTTTATCTTTCCCTTCAGACAAATTGAGAATAATATTTAAGTAAAAATCTTTTATGAACGGATAAGCTCTTAATGCACTTCTGTGCCTACGAACAATTTGTTGGATTAAATAGTCATGCTCTAGAATAATCTCCTCAAATGTTTCACGTACATTAGTGAATTGATTATATGAGGATTTCTTATTATTTTCAAACTCTAAGATAAGTGCAGTAATTGCATAAAAAGAAGCAATTTTATGTCTGCCTGTTTGCGAATAAAGATAAACAGCAGGGTGTAAGCCAAGTGATCCTGGATGTGTACTATTTATTCTTCTAGCAATTTTTCTGCAATTGTTTAAGAATTTAATAGTATAATTTCCATCAGTATCATCTTCAAGTTCATCGTGAGTTATATCATCTACCTTAGGCTTTACTCCATTTACAATATTAACGAAATCCAATACTAGTGGTAAAGTTTGAGATGCATATATACTACCACCGATTGGCAAATCGAGAGTCTTGATCGGATTTTTCAAATGTGGAGTGAACAATATGTCATGTATCTCTTTTGCGAGTTCCTGAATTTCTAATTGCTTAATTTCACTAAACCTGGACCAATATTTGTGGCCCTTACCACTTCTAATTACAGCCCTTGCTGCAAGACCGTTGGGTTTTTTTCTTGATTTTAATAGACGCATTTCTGTAGGATCAATTGGAGCTGCATGCTGGTTTATCTTAAAGAATGAGGTCTCAGCAGTGGACGAGTCTCCTTCTACCCATTGAAGTTGTATTGCTAAAGCACCTAAGCTTTTTGCCCTTTGAGCAATTTTAGCATCTACCTTTTCAGGTGATTTAATTGCTAATTGATAATCTAGGAAAGATCCGATTTTCTTTTTAACTGTAGCTCTCGTTTTTTCGGCAATCTCAATTTGTTCATCAGGAATTTTGCCATCATAGAATTGCTTAGAAATTAAACCATCTCCATAGTCATCGTTTATCCATGCTGCTAATGCGCTAATTCGATGCGATCCATCTATTACAAAGGTAAAGCTACTTGCACTTCTCCAAAGAATAAGTGCTGGAATAAGCTCGCCATCTAGAAAACTTTCAATTAAATTACATATTGTATCTGGATCCCACTCATTTGTTTCTCTTTGAAAATCAGGTTTTCTAACAGCTGAGAAGAAAAATGCGTCTTCTTTTAAGTCAGTTATTGACAATGTTGAAGTATTTTTACCAATGCTTTTGTGATTATCCTCTACTTCGAAATCTTCTCTAGGTATCAGTGCATCTAAATTAACTTTTTTTGACATTTGTCATTACCTCTTATTTTGAATTTACCTAATATTAACACTTATTTGGGAATTTTTGCACCTTTTTAATTGTTTCGTTTATTAAAGAGTCCAAAACTCGCCTTGTTTAACGACTATGTTTAATTAATATAGTCATTTGGAATTACATCACTGAGATTTCCGAATCTAAAAAAATTTTAAAAACGGTTTTTGCATTGGGGAACGATTGATTTTTGCATGAAGGGATGACACAGGTCTAAATAAACTTAGAGCGATTAGAAACATCAAACTTACGCAATCTCATCAAGTTTCGAGATTTTATGTACAAATTCGTTAATCATCAGGCGTAGTGCTGGATCAATACGCATCTTCCTCTTGCAAAGGGGTTGTCCCCTTCTTCATATCCATAATGGACATAATACATTTACAAACAAAAAACGAACCATCTATAGGCCCTCTTTTCACTATTAAAGAGGAAAGTAAATAGATTTCTATATTAAATTACATCTAATTTCCAACCGAAAGTTTTCACAAAGATGTTTTCCTTTTTAGCTGCAGCCATTTCCTCTTCAAAATACGGCAGTATACCTGGGCAAACAATCAACCCTTTAATATTCGTGTAACCAAGTTCATCTCTGCATAACTTCATATAATGTTTTATTTGTTGTTTTACCTCACGCCCTATCTTATCTTTTTTAATTTCAACTACAACCACATCATCATTCATTGGATTAAGTAACAGAAGATCTAATCTTGAATCATCGAAAAATATATATTGCTGCTTTAATAGTTTAAGACCTTTACCTAATATTTCAGGATTACTTGCTATAAATTTCTCTATGTCTCTTTCAAGCACCTGAAAAACTTCCTCGGTTGATAACAGCTTATTCGATAACCGCCCACTCTTTTCATTGTCTCTGATTAAATCTAAAAATAGCTTTATATCGTTATCATTTAACACCTTCCATGTTCTTAGAGCAGAAGATAATGCTGCTAAAGGCGTTTGATTTGGATTAAGGTTAGATGGTCTAGAAAGTTGTTTTAATAAGTGTTCATTCAATTCAAGAGGTACGTCTAATACTTTAGAACGAATTGGGTTTCCAAAAACAACACATTCATTATTTTCCAGTTGATTTCTATTCTTCAAAAGATGATGGTTGTTATATTTATCCCTAAACAACGGGTCATCTATTATTTCCTTCACAAGGTGTACTTCTTCTACAAAATAATAAGCCGTTATATACCTTTTATCGTAAATAGTCTTGTGAAAAAATAAATAATCCCCTTTATTTAAACCTAATAGCTTTTCCCCATTTATTTTTAAATCACCATACGTAAACTCCTTTAACATCGGGTCCTCATGCCCATTATTTTTTTCTGGATCAACGTAGCCAATCAAATAGCTTGCCATATCTCTACACCCCTAATATTGGTAATTGTACTTTAAATATAACAAAAAATTATTATCCAATTGTAGTTAATTCTATATTTAAAAATATTCCTAGCGTAAAAAACTTTTAAGGTTGAAGTGTAGTCTCTTTTTCTATAAAAAACTATATAATAGGAACCCTAACTCAGGTAAAATTAAGTAGAAGCTTCACGTTCATGAGGGGGGTTAAAATTGAAGGATAAAGTCGTTCAGGGGATACGCCGTCAACAATGTTTAGGGATCAAATATAAGAATGAATATAGAGAAGTTGAACCATTCTTTCTCATTAGATATGACAGGAAATTATATATGGTGGGATATTGCCGATTAAGGAGTGATTGGCGTACATTTCGAATATCTAGGATGGAGAAATGCTATGTTTTACAGCAACCAATTGTTCAAAGCAAAAAACCGTTAAAGGATCTGCCCCTTGAACGCTTCGAACATAGAGAGTCTATTCAGATAATAGAGGAAGTTGGTGTTAATCAAAAACAGAAAGCAGTAGAACAAGGATACCCTAAAAAGATTAAATTTACGAAAGCAAATCGGGAACGATTATGCAGAAGTCCACTGGAAGAACTTGTGTTTAAGGAACTAGAAAATGATAGCCGAGTAATTTCTTTTGACATTGAACCAATAAAAATACCTTATCTGTTTAAAGGAAAACATAGAAATTATATTCCGGATGTGCTTATAGAATATAGGGGCGGCAAAAGAGTGTTGATGGAAATTAAATTATCAGGTGATATTCAAGCGCCTATGAATCAAGCAAAATTCCGAGCGGCAAAAGAATATGCCAAAGAACATGGGATGACTTTTACAATAAGGGGGCTAGAAGGGAAATCAAAAAAACAGAAAGAATGGAATGATTTAGATTGGGAGATTACAAAAATCAAAGAGAAAAAGACATCTTCATTCAACACAACATGCTCAACTCCTCCTTCAAAAACCACCAATACATCACCGTTAATTACAGATATACCTACTTCTCCTTCAGTAGAATCTAATAATAGGAATTGGTGGAAGTGGATCATTGGTTTATTGGCCGTTATTTGGATTTTACAGGATGTCTTAAAATGAACCATACTTCGCACGTCTTGATTAATAAATAGTACACTGTATTCATCTACTGTGTTTTATCAAAATACTATCACAAGGGAAGCGATCTATCATAAGTTGTAAAAACAGAAGTCAAAATGATTCATTTCCGATATAGCCCTTGCCAAAATTGGAGGGGCTTTTTTGTGTAACAACCCATCAGCTGCTCCTTATGTTTCTGTAATTAATTAAAAATTATTTGCCAATATTGAAAGACGACCTATTATCGTCATAATATAGAGATTTATGGGTTTTAAATTTTCATTCCCATGTATGTGTTACACCAGGCATAGTGCATATATAGGTGTGCGTTTTCTCTTGCAAAGGGGTGGCTCCCCACGATAAAAGAAAAGCGAACCATCTATAGGCTCGCCTGTTGATTCTGTTTATACTCATTGATTATTTAAATCTTGTGGAAGTACATAGTGATTATATACTTTTTCTACCCAATCAAAAAATTCATCATTCATTCTATCGCCTTTTGCCATATTGCAATACTTGCAGCAGGGTACTACATTTCCGTTAACATAACCTTTGGAACTATCAATTCTATCTATTCCATTGTGATACAAAACGAAGTCAGTCCTTACATCTTTAACTTTCTTTTTTTTATAATCCTTATCATAAGTAACATTGCTTTTACTGAGACCACAGTAATAACAAGGCTCCATTATCAATTTTGAAAAGCATATTTGAGAAATGATTTGATCTAGGAATTTCTTCTTCCTATTTCGGATTTTCAACTTATTATATAGGTATCTAATTAACAAAGTTTCTCTGTCTTCTTGTAAATTAGTATGCTTGCCTTCAAGTTTGTAACACCCACAAGATAAAGTTCTATAACCTTTTTTTCTCAGTAAATCATATCCTCTTACAACATGTCCCTTAGTTCCACAAGAACAATCACATATCCAATATATTGAACCTTTTTTGTCGGTTTTTTCAGACTTTTTTACCACGGTTAGCCTTTCAAAAGTTTGTCCAATTAAATTTTGTTTCCTCTCTTCCCTAAGACATCCACACGATTTTTTTCCTTTACCATCAATTCTGAGTAAGTCCGAACCCCTGACTATAATACCTTTTTTGCCACAAGAACAATTACATTCCCACAGTGACTCTTTCTTTTTAGAAGTACTCTCGGCTTTTTTTATGACAGTAAGCCTTGTAAAAGTTTGTCCTAATAAATTTTTTTTCCTCTCTTCCCTAAGACACCCGCAAGATTTAATTGCACCATTTCTCAAATAATATCCACTTACAATCTTACCTTTTGTACCACATTTACAATTACACTCCCAAAAACTTTCTCGACTATCATTCTTACCTTCCGAACGTTTAAAAACTGTTAATCTTCCAAATGTTTTCCCTGTTAAGTCAATTAAATTAGACATTATTTTTCCTCCCTTCTTTGAGATGTAATTCGTATATTCTTTTTATTAGTCCCTTAAAATCATCTTCGCTCAATGTACTCTTCGCCATATTACAATGCTTACAAGCAGGTACCACATTAACCGCTCTATAACCTAATTTACTATCTACCCTATCCAAACCATTGTAATGAAAAACAAAGTCCGAACCTGAACTTCTATCGGTTATATAACTATCGGGTAAGGCATTACAATAAAAACAGTTATTTATGATAAGTTGACAGAACATATCAAATGGTAAAAGGTTATCAATAGAATCCTCCAATGTGTTTATATGCCTTGCACGTACTTTTTCGTAAAGCCTCATACTTAAGGTTGTTTTTCGGTCATGCTTAAATCCTGCGAGTTCCTTTACAAGACATCCACATGAATTTGTAGGTTTCTTTTTATCTACTAAACTCTGTTTAAGTATTGATTTAGTTACACCGCATGAACATTTACATATATAGTAGGGCTTTTTTCTTTCTCTGCTTTTTTCAATATCCTTACCAATTACAGCTAATCTACCAAAAGTTTGTCCTTTTTTTAAAGGTTTAATTTCTTTCGACATTACAATCACCAACATTTCCCAAAATTCATAAATATAATACCATAAAAATTTCCATTAAAGGCCATGGTTTACTAGATGGAATGAATAACTCCAACTTCATTTTGTACAACATTAGGCGTAGTGCATATTCAAAATAAGCGCCTTTCATGAAGAGTTGACTTAGGACCGCTTTCGGATAACCGATGCTGAACATACTTATCAAACTTAACGCCCTTACTTTTTGGTATCGCAAATTCAAGATTTTCGCTTAAATGTTTGCATTGCACTAGGCGTATGACTATTTACTGGATGGGCTTCTCTTGTTAAGGGGTGGCAGGTGGCGATGGTGCTATTGTATTCTTTTCCTCTAACCCAACTTTTTTATAGACCTCATAACATAAAGTTGTTCCACTTCGGCGCAGCCATATAGAGGGAGCGGAATGTCTCTACCTTTGTATGTATGTTTTACTTCTATTAGT
The window above is part of the Bacillus sp. SORGH_AS_0510 genome. Proteins encoded here:
- the eis gene encoding enhanced intracellular survival protein Eis, translated to MSRLDRLRMGNVETRHFQQFNELLRYVFQVTKKDLQMIGWEEREIALAKRPVLEKADVLGWFDGEKLISQLAVYPFQVNIFGRTFEMGGLTGVGTYPEYANMGLMNKLMRQALTDMKDRKQSISYLFPYSIPFYRRKGWEIISDKMTFEIRDNQLPKAKKVSGYVERLDTEHPDIRMVYSNFSSMRHAAMIRNDLAWDEYWRWDLEDLTAAVYYDRSHQPQGYLLYWISKDVLHVKEMVYIHQEARNGLWNFIGAHFSMVSKVEGSTFTNDPLAFWLEDGDIKETIVPYYMARIVDVKQFIAQFPFRKMSTEVQLKLKLDDPILEWNQGLFTFHVSGTGQGRLNQTEGSADFSCDIQTLTTMLLGYKRPSYLAVIGRLSGNQQTIDILENLIEREVPYFSDYF
- a CDS encoding DUF262 domain-containing protein, whose translation is MSKKVNLDALIPREDFEVEDNHKSIGKNTSTLSITDLKEDAFFFSAVRKPDFQRETNEWDPDTICNLIESFLDGELIPALILWRSASSFTFVIDGSHRISALAAWINDDYGDGLISKQFYDGKIPDEQIEIAEKTRATVKKKIGSFLDYQLAIKSPEKVDAKIAQRAKSLGALAIQLQWVEGDSSTAETSFFKINQHAAPIDPTEMRLLKSRKKPNGLAARAVIRSGKGHKYWSRFSEIKQLEIQELAKEIHDILFTPHLKNPIKTLDLPIGGSIYASQTLPLVLDFVNIVNGVKPKVDDITHDELEDDTDGNYTIKFLNNCRKIARRINSTHPGSLGLHPAVYLYSQTGRHKIASFYAITALILEFENNKKSSYNQFTNVRETFEEIILEHDYLIQQIVRRHRSALRAYPFIKDFYLNIILNLSEGKDKEKVVDEILQSKEFNYLTSINSSDQIIFASKFSSQTKSAIFMKEALEKALKCKLCNGYIHANAITIDHIVRKQDGGMGTLDNGQLSHPFCNTTMKN
- a CDS encoding neutral zinc metallopeptidase, translated to MQWKGRRQSSNVEDRRGMGMGGKTVIGGGIGSIIIVLLFTLLGGNPGDLINNSSSNLGSDTSAPYQESTQEKELADFVSVVLADTEDVWAEKFKEQGLTYENPKLVLYRDSVQSACGTASSAVGPFYCPGDHKLYIDLSFYQELRQRFQAPGDFAMAYVIAHEVGHHVQTLLNMGGNASASQKRTNEYSVRFELQADYLAGVWAHDAQGKGYLEKGDLEEALNAANAVGDDNIQKKAQGYVVPESFTHGTSEQRKRWFWKGFENGTIKGGDTFKQANL
- a CDS encoding WYL domain-containing protein is translated as MKDKVVQGIRRQQCLGIKYKNEYREVEPFFLIRYDRKLYMVGYCRLRSDWRTFRISRMEKCYVLQQPIVQSKKPLKDLPLERFEHRESIQIIEEVGVNQKQKAVEQGYPKKIKFTKANRERLCRSPLEELVFKELENDSRVISFDIEPIKIPYLFKGKHRNYIPDVLIEYRGGKRVLMEIKLSGDIQAPMNQAKFRAAKEYAKEHGMTFTIRGLEGKSKKQKEWNDLDWEITKIKEKKTSSFNTTCSTPPSKTTNTSPLITDIPTSPSVESNNRNWWKWIIGLLAVIWILQDVLK
- a CDS encoding RNA ligase family protein — protein: MFISPMLLHKKEEPFNSEDYITELKLDGIRLIYSVDNAGKVRLYSRHNNEITSIFPELHNIDIPPDKVLDGELIVSDNNGKPDFEAVMSRFMSSRDKSPITFVAFDVIQHKGERITNLPLLERKEVLVEIVPEDNTLISKSQFIEGQGEDYFDAIKVQELEGIVLKRKDSRYEVGKRSQSWLKVINYQYTDVFVVGYRKQPKDFGLLLAFEDGSYSGVMELGVGSLNRKNVYGKPVNREEDDIAFIEPVKCRVKFRNLTKAGLLRSPSFLEWV
- a CDS encoding fasciclin domain-containing protein is translated as MARPDLKNILLYHVLSGKVMSSDLKNGMKAKTLAQKDVTITLNPVKVNNANVIKPDIDASNGVIHVIDSVLLP
- a CDS encoding endonuclease NucS domain-containing protein — protein: MASYLIGYVDPEKNNGHEDPMLKEFTYGDLKINGEKLLGLNKGDYLFFHKTIYDKRYITAYYFVEEVHLVKEIIDDPLFRDKYNNHHLLKNRNQLENNECVVFGNPIRSKVLDVPLELNEHLLKQLSRPSNLNPNQTPLAALSSALRTWKVLNDNDIKLFLDLIRDNEKSGRLSNKLLSTEEVFQVLERDIEKFIASNPEILGKGLKLLKQQYIFFDDSRLDLLLLNPMNDDVVVVEIKKDKIGREVKQQIKHYMKLCRDELGYTNIKGLIVCPGILPYFEEEMAAAKKENIFVKTFGWKLDVI
- a CDS encoding DNA sulfur modification protein DndB translates to MFNKVINDTVAPLNQFIRLGDSSDMQLKAFICNNLGYTTLLVKLPMYDFFRMSDVANERGVNGEAVAQRKLDSNHTSNLARYILKGLLAASINKRKQEDIPVTDAHIQLQTKLGSQPYLSLQPIVVNLRTAGRNAQNLRGQQLETNNNEGIGVRLWLGQKDIMWVVDGQHRRMAMKLVIDFLEEVRRDQKYPTKKQSLFPHGRDDRTVPEDELNVWLDCYDITRSLCTVTVEMHLGLDILEERQLFHDLNNLGKKVEKSLALEFDSSNPINAFIKNKLLDTGLIKISPGDKVDWDDDDGSLTRKDVVAINAHLIINKTNINSATPSEVVSRLGIAKRFWEAVTQIQGFGEENAKRKTVAAQPVVLKALAKLTYDFAFGRSHNENLLTLLLDGITNIDFSHDNPIWRYYQLSNEQIKDYQLELLKDYLPDNSTGNRDIGFYDEKTGWMRFGSKHNDIFPIIGDMIRWTLELPNRH